In the Mesoplodon densirostris isolate mMesDen1 chromosome 11, mMesDen1 primary haplotype, whole genome shotgun sequence genome, tttttttttttttttgcagtacgcaggcctctcactgttgtggcctctcctgttgtggagcacaggctccagacgcgcaggcccagcggccatggatcacgtgcccagccgctccatggcatgtgggatcttcccggaccggggcacgaacccatgtcccctgcatcggcaggcggactcttaaccactgcgccaccagggaagcccaagcaggcgaattcttaaccactgcaccaccagggaagcccccgttggtttttttttttttttaatgtatgttggCTTATGTTTCAATCAGAGTCATTCAAATCAGTTAAATATTACACAAGACACCATTTTGTAATAACAGCCTATAGCTTACGAAGGCCgcagtaaaaatgccacaaaaatGCTTTGAGCCATTTAGAATCCTGGGTCCTTCTTTCTGTGATGCCCCAGATGCTCAGAAGTCATGGATTTTGAAGGTCAAATGTTTGACATCTCTACATGACACTTCAGGAACTATTCAGAGCTGTCCCCTCCAGCTACATTCACCTGCCTTCCCGTCTCTGAGAAGAGGACTAACAAGGAACTTCTCACTGGATTACACCCCAGGGTGGACAGACACACTCAGATATGCTCAAGAAGTCACCAGAGCTCTGAAACATAGTCCCCAGTCAAGGAGTCAGAGGACTCATGGTTTTTTCATCCCTACTGAGTTTCTGGAATATTCCTTATTCTGACTTGAGTGGGTCCACCTTCTTTAGTCCTGCACATTCGAGTCTTCTCCTGATAACACTggtctttctctctgtttccccACAGGGCGTATTCTATCCCCTGGAAAATCTCACAGATCCCCCCTTCTCATCAGTTCCTTTTGTGCTCCCAGAACACAGTGACTCTATGATCTACATTGGAATCTCCGAGTATTTCTTTAAATCTGCATCCTATGCTTATTTTACAGCTGGGGCTTTCAACGTCACTCTCACCACAAAAGAGGTGAGGAGAGTTAACGGATGATGACAATTGACACCAACATTTAATCTTGTTCTAAGTATCCCATTATGGGGGGTTTTATGTCATAGTTTCTATTCCTGGGCCTTTGTAGACACTATCACTCCTAGCAGGACAATGAATGAAGGGATTGTGGAATGAATGTTGATACTAGTTGGGGAGTTGTTGGGTTTCCAGTTCTGCTAATTTCAGCTTTTTATGATACTGGGCCACTGTTCTTCTAGACTGATCTTCAGTAATACCACGAAGCCCCTCCACTGCTTATTACCTGTGACAAATACCTATGAAAATTTGGTAATTTCAatgtacttaacttctctgtgccagattttcatcatttggaaaatgggaataataatgttCCATACTCGTAGGGTTGTTATGGGCATTAAAGAGGTTTAAATATACGTAAAGCACTCAGACCAATGCCTAGCACAGACTACATGCTCTATAAGTGttgattatcatcatcatcatcatcatcatcatcattattattttattatttgtgttatGCCAACATAAAGATTTCTGCTGTTAGTAATTACAACTGACATCTACGATGACCAGTAAATAGCACAGATATTCATTCAAAGATCCTCTTTGCCATGCCCCTCCCTTTTATAATGAGAACTCTCTCTCCGACCAGTCAACTAACAACTTTTATTGAGCATCCCTTatgtatcttttcattctctaggCCTTAAGTATACAAATACTTATAAATCTTGTGTTCAAAATGCTGGTGGCAACACCAGCTGCCATACAGTACTGACAATTAGACACTTCTAGCTTCAGACTTGAAAACCATTCATCTCTGAAGATAAATTACTTATGCATCGTATGTCTCAGTAACCTCTGAAAAAGAGGACAATAACACAAGACATTGTTAACCACTGTAAAATGTTTACACATGGATCATACCTATATGATATACACTGTGTTCCTAAGGTTAAAAGGCCCTTACTCAAAAGCAATGTAACTTCCTGTGTGACCTAGGACAAGTCACtttacttctctgggcctcagatttcCTGTGGTTGGGCTATAAAATAATCAGTCACCTTCAAACACTAGGCATTTTTGGTACAACAGCTTCATGATTCGTAAAAATTATAGGGAATGCTGCATTTTCCCTGAAAATACAACCCAGGTAAAAACCTTACAGTGACATGATggtcttcattttccagattttCAACCGTTTGATTCGCAACTCTCAAGGCCTTGGCAACATGCTCTCCTGGGTGAGTGCTCAGGGTTTGACTCCTTAATGGTGTATTTGGTTTCGCTGCAATTACTTCTGGAAGACTTTTTGGTTCTTTATGTTCCTTTCTGGTCCAAGCTTGCATCCATATTTCCATTCTTaagagtttttcttttaatcagaTATCCACAAATATTAACTGAACAGTACAAGTACAAGTACTAGGAAAGACATGGTACACAGAATAAATCATTTGTTCCTTCCATAAGGTTCCACCACACTTTAAATAATTAGCTtaaatgggaaaggaaggaaTAGTGCCACATTGTGACTTTAATAAAACAACTATTAATATCATGCTGTCATGGGCTCTGAGTATTGGACACAGTATATTGAAAGGCTCAGGTTTGCCCTGGAGGACAGAGAGATGCTCGTGTAGCATCCTGGGTTTAGAGCAAGGATCTTGAGTCAGACAGACCtagatttgaatcccagttctatAACTTACTCATCTGGAACCTTgagaaaattacttaacctctctgagactcactTTCTTTAGTTGTGAAATGGGAATTCTGATAGAACCTGCCTCAGAGAGATTTTGTGGAGATTAGATGCAATAATACTGAAAGTCCTGACatggtgcctgacacacagtatgtgttcaataaatgccagctgttattattattatcttgttATTGGTATAATTATGAAAGAGCTTTTTTCTGTTCTAACTGTATGATGTAAGATTAATCACCACAGGCCACCCCAAATTTGTGATTTCCCCTCTTCAACTCACGACTCCCAATCTCTGTTTCTTTCCCTGAATGTGGGCAGATTGCAGAGCTGTACATCTTGTCCCAGCCCTTCATGGTACAGGTCATGGCAAGAGAGCCTCCTGTGGTCAATTTATTACCGGGTAACTTCACCCTAGACATCCCTGCCTCCTTCGTGATACTCAGCAAGTCCAAGAACTCGACTGCGGAAACCATCGTTTCCATGGATTTTGTAAGTCTGCGGGGACAGGAGGGCAGCCTACAGATACCAGTCCTGTTCCTGCAGTAGACCACTGACCAGCAGGGTCTACTAAATGTTTGGAGGGATGGGATGTGATCCATCGATTAGGAGAGAGGACAGGGTTGAGACTGGGGTGGGGGTACGTATGGGAGGCGAGTGCTCATACCCCCAAACGTTGTAAAATACCTCTCCCCGCTTCTCCACATCCTGTGCGCCCTTCCCTGTGCTTCAGTTACATTGAtaaccaaatttcttttttcttgaaataagTCAGTCAAGGTGGAATTCAAGTTTATTTGAGTAGATGAAGGCCAAATGCAATCTGAGAGAAAATGACTGAACAATGAACCTAAGTGagatgtctctctctccctctctctccccccactgtCCCCCACACACGCAAAAGAGAgattagaagaaaaggaaaaataatttaaaggagATCTTCAAACAAAAAGTCTTTAGTTTCCCTACCTTCAAGATAATATTTTTAGAGCTATTGCTTTCCAATATTTTTTGAGATGAGAGTGAAAGTGAAGTTTATGTTTCTACTATAGGTAATGATATTCATGGCCAAAATGGATAAATTCACTCATCTTACTAATGTACGCTTTTGTTCTCTGCAGGTTGCTAGTACCAATGTTGCCCTGGCTATTTTGGGACAAAGATTGATCTGCTCTTTATCTCTGAACAGGTAAGCTCAGTTGATGTGACTGTTGGACGGTAGTAATAAGTGAATCAACAGACCTTAGAGACAAGTGAATAGTAACAAAACAGGTGAAGTTACCATTCAATAGAACATGAATCACTTAAACATTTCTCCTATAATAGTCCAGATAATTTCAAAATATGGACCTAACTGAAAATTatgaagcttttcttttttcttcccattaGACAATATTCAGATAAATTTGGCAAGAAAATTATTGTAAATTTAATTCCACAATGTAAATTCTCATTCTAATGGTACAGCAGTGTAAAATAAAGTTCCTCTTCAACAAATTTAGAATGCATGCTATTGAAGAAAGAGCATGAAACTTTGAGGTCAAGGAAGGAAGTTTCAAATCCCTGCCCCCTGGTTCCAGAACCGTGATCAAGTCTGTTAACCTCTTTGAaccccagtttccttatctgtaaaataatgaagttggacAAAATCATCTCTGAGTTACCTTCAGGCTCTGACACTCTGATCCCTTTACTAAAGTGTAGAATTTAACAAGACCACGCGCCATGGCCTGGATGGCTCTCAAACACAAACCATGCAGTGTGAAAGGGCTTGAGCAGGTCATGTACACAGATCATTGAACACTAATTGCCACTGGGAAGAACCACCTGCAAAGCCCGTTCTCCTCAGCCCAATAAAGCCCATAGTTGAAGCCATGAATCAGACTACCTGGGGCAGAGGGAGGCAAGGGAGGATATACAGAATAATCAAATGGCCCAGACTAAATCCATGAAAGGACAAAAAAGGACgcaataaaacagacaaagaaaTCCTAGTCTGAAAAGATTGGGAAACCGACAGAGAGAAAAAGTAAGTCAATCACCATAAGTCAAATTGATGGTTAGGAAGACTAATGTAGAAACAtggaaaatgttttcaataaaataatatgaaatggaATAAGCAGAATACAGAACTGCATAAACACAACAGTCAGCCATGTAAAATAGCTTTCCATCTGGATAAGGAAGTGAATTACCAATGAGGGGTTGTGTTAGACTATGAGATTATGAGTCGGTTGTTTCCTCAACATTTTCTTTATAACTATGTTGTTTTCCCAATAAAAGGAACAGTAAAAGCAAAAAGTAATATGGCTTCCCAGAAATAAAAGACTTCATGAAGGCTTTCTCCTCAACTTTACCCAGGCCTTCAAAGAATGACTAACTTTTTCCATTAAATTCTAAAGGCACAGTGCCCAGAGCCTATGAGACTTCAGGGAcccatgaaaatgttttaatgtattttaaaataagaattttaagatGAATACAATCCAGACTGGATTATACGTTTCTTTATAACAACACAGTCTTCgaagataattttaaatttttttttttttggaggaaggGCTCCTGAAGGCTTCAGGCTACCAGAATTCATAATGTGGCCCTGTTTCTAGAGGATCAAAGCTGATGAAACTCTGAACCTTGATGGGTGATGTTTGAGATGGCAGTTTTAATGGTTGAGAGGATGGAAGCCAGAGAGCAGGAGATGAGGAGGGAAAGGACCAAAGGTGAAGAGCTGGCGGTATCTGAGCTAGGccgagagaaaggagagaatttgGAAGGCGGTTTGCCTGAGCCGCAGGACTGTGAGGCCTCTATCTGAAGACTGAGAGGAAAGGGCTATAGGAAAGGGGAGCTGGAAATCTGGAGTGATGGGGGAGTATGCGGGCAGGGCTGCTAATTGAGGCAGCAAGCTCTGAGAAGGTAGAAACATTTGCACTTGAGCGGGCTTCTGGTTTACTGGCAGGATCTGAAGGAAGGATTTAATAGGAAAGGGACTTCAGGCTGTGGCAGGCAGCTAGGAAAGATCTTAAGTTGCAGAGACCAAGTTTGCTTCTCTGCTTAATTGGGCTTGACCCTCACCTCCAACATTCTACCAGTAAGAAACTGCATGTACAGCGGgcattatgtttattttattttatttttttgtctaaaAGACAATTCACTGTACACattttatttacagttttgtACACTGTCTTAATATGAATGGGACCACTTTTCTACTTGAGCCATTTTTTAACCAAAGCAAAATAACCTAAGTATAACAAAGTGTTAAAATACAGCATAAAGATAAAAAAACAGACATACTAATTCTAATTAGGAATGTAATTATGATGTTACATTTTTTATAATCCACAATTATGTTTAGGAAATCACACAAACATAGATCACTGATTTGAATGAAATGCATAAATTTGTAGCAAAGCTTTGtagttacaaaaaaacaaaaaaattaccaaagaatGCACAAAATTAATGTTTATTCCACCTCTGTGTCATATTCCTGGATTCTTCACCAATGTTacatgaggaaaaaaacaaaagcaaaacaaatgaaaaactgaaatcagaaTCACTAATGTTATCAAGTAgggaaacaaataaattaaaatctagCAGGCATCAGCAAGAGTACAGCACAGACAAtgctgtaaaaagaaacaaagaaaattgttAGAAAACTGTATGCATCATACTCTTTCAAACCAGCAAAATATGCTCCTGCATACAATGGAACATAAACAGAATCGTTCTCTTGTAaggtatagaaatgcaaattctattCTTTAATATTGTAGATGGGTCAAATGTGTTTGTAATCATTAATTCTTTTAAGCTATTACAGAGTGGGCCAAGAACACATTTATGGATTCTGGGGACGATGTGTACTATAATTCTTTGATTGGGATAGTGGACACTctagccaaaattaaaaaaaaaaaacaaaaaaaaaaactatgaactCAGAAGTACAAGACAAAGGCGAATGAGACTTCTCTTATATCTTAGCAACATTTAGATGGAAATCAAATTTAAATGCAGTCCACTCTGCTTTTGAAGAGGCTTTGGTTCAGCTCCCAAATCTCAATTGCTTGATGCAGTCTCCTATGAGAATACTCAGAAGGTGTCTTCTTAAACAACAAACTTATTTTTAGTGGTGGAGCCACTCTTAGTAGCCGTGTCTGCATGGGACTGATAACCAATCACTATCTTTGGAGGAAGTCCTAACCTTTCCTTGTATACCCTCCCTATATGTGTAACTGCTTCTCTGTTTTCACATTCAGTAGTCCATATTGCTATTTTATCACCTTTAGCTCTAACATTAACCACAGCTCCACATACATCATCACTGTAGTCATCAAAAGACTCTCCAATAAGGCACAGCAGTGTCTCTAGCCAAAAGCGATCGAGGTCACTTCGTCTCTGCTGTTTGTTCAATGTAATTAGCCATCGTCCTCCTCGTTTGTTCTTCTCATCTTCCCACATAGGCTCAATACCATCCTTAAAAAGTGAGTAGTCACAGCCAAGCATTAAATTACTAGACAACTGGATATGGTTGTACAGAGCCCAAAAGTCTTCAACAGTATCAAACTTAGAGATCAGCCGAAGGTTTGCTTGCCAagttttgcttttatcatttttaaaaaaccagagtGCCCATCTGTTCTGTAAAGGATGTTTAATATAGTGTTCTGGGTTAGCAACCTCCTGATTagattctgttttctcttcttctgtagGTGGGGGATTAGGAGTAGGGGTGGTTTCCTCTCCGTGAGCTCTCGGGCCCCCACCAGAACGTGGGCTCTACACGACGTCGCGGCCAACCTCTGGGGAGCCCCCAGTTGTCCGCGGGGAGGTCAGGCTCAcgaagagggggagggggcggcaAGGGATAGCGTGCGCGCCGGGAACGCCGTCCCGCGGGGTTCCCGAGTCCGAACGGAGACGGAGCGTGCGggccggtgggggtgggggccaaAAGCAATACTCCTATGTTTATTTATGGGAGTAACTGGGAAAACTGATGGTAACCTGCTAAATTCACATCATCCAAAGGAATGTTTGAATTCCTTCTCCAGCTTCTGGCGGTCCACAAGCCTTCTTTGACCTTGTGAACACAAACCTGAAATTAGGAATCCTGCCTGCTTGAAGTCTCTTCCAAACACCCCTGTGATCTCCTTTAGATTCACGTGCTGGGGAGGCTTCCTGCGCCCTGAGGCCTTAGTAGAGTCTGAACAAGACCACCTACATAGTTTGTGAGGCTTGGTGCCAAATGAAAGTGCAGACCCCCTGTTCAAAAATtatgaagaatttcaagatggagaTGGCGGGGCGTTAAACCGAGCACAGAGCTCTTCTGAGCACCGTGCAGGTCACATGCACTGAGTCTGAGTGGGGCTCCTGCAGCGGGTACTATAGCAAACCTCAGGCAGTGAGCAGACTAGGGGCAAAGCAGGTGGGCCTGGCATCACTCAGGCCTCAGGCAGTCAAGCCCAGAAGCAAGACCACAAAGGAGCAGAGGCTGTGCTGAAAGAGCAGCCTTAGCCTTTGGCACAAGAGCAGGAGCCCCGCCTCCCACATGGGCCACAGCAGCCAACGCCTCCGCTCCCGGGCTCCACAGAGCTGCTTTTCAGGGTGAGCTGGTTTGGTCTTAAGTGACGTCATAGAGACACAGCAGGAAGAGGTGTAAAGTGGGTGGGGAGCGGTGAAACACCCCTGAGGAGAGCCAGGGAACACAGGGTCTCCGAATACGTCTCCCCAGAACACCACGGCCTTCCTAACTGTCCCCTGTCCTAGGGCATCTCTCTCTGGAGCTGCTCAGGGCTGGCTAGCTAGACACGAGATGCAGAAATCAGAGGCGAATCCAGGGTGGTGAGTTTAGAGAGGTGGGGAGAtcatgggctttggaatcagactagCTGGTTCAGGTCCCAGCCCAGATCATTAGCTGTGGGATCTcaggcaagtttcttaatctctctgggcctacattttctcctctataaaatgatataataaaacCTACTTCAGGGAGTTGTTGTGAGGAGtacatgagttaatacatgtaaagtgcttgttaagtgttaaaaaaaatgatggctATGGCTATTATCTAAAATTATGGGGACTGGCCTCAGCCAGGGGAAGGAAGGGATCAATTATACAAGATCATTCCACGAGCTCTATTCAGAAAACACCTCACTCCCCTGTCTCCTGTCCAGTGATGGCTATTAGAGAAATTGCCTTTTGTTCTACCATTTATAACTACACTTTATCATTGAGCCTTCACTATCTGCTGGTCCTGTACTAAGCACCACAcatatattactttatttaaaCCTCACAGCCCTGTATCTCCAGGATCCGGCACAGCGCTCCATAAATGTCTGTAGATTGAATGAATAATCCTAGAGGTAgcttatcatccccattttccagCTTAGAGAGGTCAAATAACTTACTCAAGTgttgaccaaaataaatggactGCCGGATATTTCTCCCCAGCAAAGATGTGCGTATTCGGGATGAGCAGAGAACTGCAGTTTGGGGTCTATAACCATGGTGAGCCCTGTGCAAGTCCCCAcatggcaagggaaggagagCCCTTTTAtagagggaaaaggaagttgggagggctgtaGTAAACATAGGGTCCATGGATTTTCTTTAGCTAAGTCCTTGCCAGGAAACAAGAGGAGGcttccttcttcctgttgggctctgctgtcGTCACAGGGTGTGAGAACTCCCCCTGCTGGTCTCCAGACTCTATTGAACTGAGCTTTCTATTAGTAATTTTTTATGCAAGTCACAGAGCTATTGAATGGCAGAGATAGAACTTGAACCTGAGTGAGTCTTCAATGCCATGAGTGTTTGTTTACTTACTACATTGTACTGCCTTTGATGTGGTGAATAGCTAAGTCTTAGAAAATGAGACTTAGACCTACAACTTATCAAATAAATACCTTTGCCTAGAGGAGAAAACCAGAAGCATGGAGTCAGGTTAAAGTGAAACAGGATGTCCTTTCTCAATGTTAAGTATTgatagaaaaaagagaagacactggCATTGTGTGTCCTGAAATGGAAAAAGCACACAGCCCTTTTCTTATTGCATTAAGGAACTGAgtgaaggaaaggataaagaaagagaaagctgaGAGTACTAGTAATAAACTTGACCTTTTTGTGTATGTCCAAttaaaagcacaggctctggagtcaagCATGTCTCATTTTGAATTCTACCTCAGccatttgctagctgtgtgaccttgtgcaagttaACTAACCTCTCTAAGTATCCATTTCCTCCTCAGCAAAACAGAGTCCCTGTGTAGAATGTTGTATTGATAGAGATGAGAATGTATGAAAAGCACAGCACCCAGCCCATAATCAGTGCTCAAGAAACATCCGTTACTGCAACTAGTAGTACtttattctctttccttattCTAGGATGAAAGTTTGGCCAAGTAAGAGGGA is a window encoding:
- the LOC132499002 gene encoding eukaryotic translation initiation factor 4E-like, which translates into the protein MTSLKTKPAHPEKQLCGARERRRWLLWPMWESPRSGGGPRAHGEETTPTPNPPPTEEEKTESNQEVANPEHYIKHPLQNRWALWFFKNDKSKTWQANLRLISKFDTVEDFWALYNHIQLSSNLMLGCDYSLFKDGIEPMWEDEKNKRGGRWLITLNKQQRRSDLDRFWLETLLCLIGESFDDYSDDVCGAVVNVRAKGDKIAIWTTECENREAVTHIGRVYKERLGLPPKIVIGYQSHADTATKSGSTTKNKFVV